The Medicago truncatula cultivar Jemalong A17 chromosome 4, MtrunA17r5.0-ANR, whole genome shotgun sequence genome includes a region encoding these proteins:
- the LOC25493378 gene encoding uncharacterized protein produces the protein MCFVSRDFVFLEAILLLLFGTTCSSSFVKAEDKIKSAVFLSPKFELGPGSVINKHYYDIDFPRGHIALKSFNAEVVDDAGNPIPLHETYLHHWLVQRHYQRKYVTHTEDVSHMMLQNSDHVLVRNSGICQGNAISQYFGLGSETRGTTTDIPDPFGIEIGNPEEIPQGFEDKWLLNVHAIDTRGAEDKLGCTECKCDLYNVTVDEYGRSIGPDYKGGLLCCYDHTQCKLKEGFEGPKRSLYLRYTVKWVDWDDFIVPVKIYILDVTDTLKPSDDSKGLNSNHDCKTEYQVESCGTDHKERNGCVDVKRTSLPLQTGGYVIYGVAHQHSGGIGSTLYGQDGRVICSSIPSYGNGNEAGNETGYIVGMSTCYPKPGSVKIVDGETLTLVSNYSSTKEHTGVMGLFYLLVAEQLPDQHFRHSTRSSFFMDINNMLLDN, from the exons ATGTGTTTTGTATCTAgagattttgtatttttagagGCAATACTTCTACTATTGTTTGGTACAACATGCTCAAGTTCCTTTGTGAAGGCCgaagataaaatcaaatcagcTGTTTTTCTGTCCCCTAAGTTTGAACTTGGACCTGGATCAGTTATCAATAAAcattattatgatattgattttcCAAGAGGGCATATAGCACTAAAGAGTTTCAATGCTGAAGTAGTTGATGATGCTGGTAATCCTATACCTCTCCATGAAACCTATCTCCATCATTGGCTTGTTCAAAGACATTATCAAAGAAAATATGTCACACACACAGAAGATGTTAGCCACATGATGCTTCAAAACTCTGATCATGTTCTTGTAAGGAACAGTGGCATATGCCAGGGAAATGCTATTTCACAATACTTTGGACTTGGGTCAGAAACACGAGGAACGACAACAGATATTCCAGATCCTTTCGGTATAGAGATAGGTAATCCTGAAGAGATTCCACAAGGGTTTGAGGATAAATGGTTGCTTAATGTTCATGCCATTGATACGCGAGGCGCAGAGGATAAATTAGGGTGCACTGAGTGCAAGTGCGACCTTTATAATGTTACAGTGGATGAATATGGAAGGTCTATTGGGCCAGATTATAAAGGAggtttgttatgttgttatgaccATACACAATGCAAGTTGAAGGAAGGTTTTGAGGGTCCAAAGAGAAGTCTCTACCTAAGATACACTGTAAAATGGGTTGATTGGGATGATTTTATAGTGCCTGTTAAGATATATATACTTGATGTTACTGATACTTTGAAACCATCAGATGATTCAAAAGGATTGAACTCAAACCATGATTGCAAG ACTGAGTATCAAGTTGAATCTTGCGGCACAGACCATAAAGAAAGAAATGGTTGTGTTGATGTGAAGAGGACAAGTCTCCCACTACAAACTGGTGGCTATGTGATCTATGGTGTTGCTCATCAGCATTCAGGTGGAATTGGATCAACTCTATACGGGCAG GATGGCAGAGTTATATGTTCCTCTATACCAAGTTACGGAAATGGAAATGAAGCTGGGAATGAGACAGGCTACATTGTAGGAATGTCCACATGTTATCCTAAACCAGGTTCTGTCAAGATAGTTGATGGTGAAACTTTAACTCTAGTGTCTAACTACAGCAGCACCAAGGAGCACACTGGAGTAATGGGACTTTTCTACTTGTTGGTGGCAGAACAGCTCCCAGATCAACACTTCAGACATTCTACTcgttcttcattttttatggaTATAAATAATATGCTTTTAGATAATTAG
- the LOC112421067 gene encoding uncharacterized protein At2g29880, producing the protein MGDSQQENNRGKGKDKDGYVVWTMEETSELLYLLVDAINRGLRDANGSLSKQNVERAILPQLNAKTESHKTYNHYLSRMKWFRNQYNKMSTFMRNNSGFGWDSVAKTYTATEEVWNNYLKSHPSHKNLKGKSMIDYDYLKIVVGGGVSSGNNSIALDPEDTDATTFEQESESFGMEDFSYDPNSDTFIAPDNFWLYFC; encoded by the exons ATGGGGGATTCACAACAAGAAAATAATAGAGGGAAGGGTAAGGACAAAGATGGCTATGTAGTTTGGACCATGGAGGAAACTAGTGAGTTGTTGTACCTTTTGGTGgatgctataaatagagggtTACGTGATGCCAATGGGTCCCTTAGTAAACAAAATGTAGAGCGAGCTATCCTTCCTCAGCTCAATGCCAAAACTGAATCACATAAAACTTATAATCATTACTTGAGCCGAATGAAGTGGTTTAGAAATCAATACAACAAGATGTCAACGTTTATGCGTAACAACTCTGGTTTTGGATGGGATTCCGTTGCGAAGACTTACACGGCTACTGAAGAAGTATGGAATAATTACTTAAAG tcccATCCATCTCACAAAAATCTTAAAGGAAAAAgtatgattgattatgattatttGAAGATTGTTGTTGGAGGTGGAGTGTCTAGCGGGAATAATTCTATAGCATTAGACCCTGAGGATACTGATGCAACAACTTTTGAGCAAGAAAGTGAAAGTTTTGGAATGGAAGATTTTTCATATGATCCCAATAGTGATACATTCATAGCACCAGATAACTTTTGGTTGTACTTTTGTTAA